Proteins encoded together in one Sulfolobales archaeon window:
- a CDS encoding ABC transporter ATP-binding protein: MEILRVEDVTKRFGSFVAVDKVSFTVSRGETVAIIGPNGAGKTTLVNIITKKLEPDEGRVFFDGIDITRLPPHKISRLGLVRTFQIVNLFPVLKVRENLALAALKAGTTDEVKSVAEILRIERYLDKRLVEVPLGVQRLVELGISLLLKPRMLILDEPVAGLGVEDRLNMVKVLSELKKSLSLIVIEHDMDVVFTLVNRIIVMDRGRIIADGKPENIRENKLVKEIYLGGE, translated from the coding sequence ATGGAGATTTTAAGAGTTGAGGATGTAACAAAGAGATTTGGAAGTTTTGTAGCCGTAGATAAAGTCTCCTTCACTGTCAGCAGGGGAGAGACTGTAGCCATAATAGGACCTAATGGTGCTGGTAAGACTACATTAGTCAATATTATAACTAAGAAGTTAGAGCCTGATGAAGGTAGAGTGTTTTTCGATGGCATTGATATAACCCGCCTCCCGCCTCACAAGATCTCGAGACTCGGCCTTGTTAGGACTTTTCAGATCGTCAATCTCTTCCCAGTTTTGAAAGTGAGAGAGAATCTAGCTTTAGCTGCTTTGAAAGCAGGTACTACAGATGAGGTGAAAAGCGTAGCTGAGATTTTAAGGATTGAGAGATATCTGGATAAACGTCTGGTCGAAGTACCTCTGGGGGTGCAGAGACTCGTGGAGCTAGGCATTTCCCTACTCTTAAAGCCTAGAATGCTCATACTAGATGAGCCTGTAGCAGGTCTAGGTGTTGAAGATAGACTTAATATGGTTAAGGTGCTTTCAGAGCTTAAGAAGTCGCTAAGCCTGATAGTTATAGAACATGATATGGACGTAGTGTTCACTCTAGTCAATAGGATAATAGTTATGGATAGAGGTAGAATAATAGCTGATGGAAAACCCGAAAATATAAGGGAGAATAAGCTAGTGAAAGAAATATACCTGGGTGGCGAGTAA
- a CDS encoding branched-chain amino acid ABC transporter permease, with protein sequence MLIPLRLRALIDGNIIVLLLLIGLLSIIPFTGHSFYMYMAILIMIFGMFAMGYNILFGYAGLLSFGHGLFFGVGAYSVALFTLNVYRDPLVGVFFSIPIALLASIIVGILTLKHGRVYFAILTLALSMIFWSALVKLRWLTGGSDGLVGIPKRGVLVDLSTPTVFYYFTLAFFVVVMLGLYMLNRSRYGLLLRALGANEDRLPFLGYSTFTLRMMALAVSGVVSALAGALYAVFYGVVTPDVAYWIFGTEPLVMSLIGGSSYFLGPLVGAIIFVSLTTVVARLADYWMLLLGVALLAMILFFRGGLLGFLESLTGRFRLGVYRRWRF encoded by the coding sequence ATGCTCATACCTCTCCGTTTAAGGGCTTTAATAGACGGCAACATCATTGTACTACTCCTGCTCATAGGTCTCCTAAGTATTATTCCATTCACCGGCCACAGCTTCTATATGTATATGGCTATCTTAATAATGATTTTCGGAATGTTTGCCATGGGTTATAACATTCTCTTCGGCTACGCAGGGCTTCTATCCTTCGGTCACGGGCTTTTCTTTGGAGTTGGCGCTTACTCTGTGGCTTTATTTACGCTGAATGTCTATAGGGATCCCTTAGTTGGCGTGTTTTTCTCGATTCCCATAGCTTTACTAGCATCAATAATTGTAGGTATTTTAACTCTGAAGCACGGGAGAGTATACTTTGCTATTCTAACACTAGCTTTGAGCATGATATTCTGGTCTGCCCTTGTCAAGCTACGCTGGCTAACTGGCGGGAGTGACGGTCTTGTAGGCATCCCCAAGCGTGGAGTTCTCGTAGATTTGTCAACGCCCACGGTCTTCTATTATTTTACATTAGCATTCTTTGTTGTTGTAATGCTAGGTCTCTATATGCTAAACAGGTCTAGATATGGGCTTCTTCTCAGGGCTCTAGGAGCTAACGAGGACAGGCTACCCTTCCTCGGATATTCTACTTTCACGCTCAGGATGATGGCCTTAGCGGTTTCAGGAGTCGTCTCTGCCTTGGCAGGTGCTCTCTATGCTGTGTTTTATGGTGTTGTCACTCCTGATGTGGCTTACTGGATTTTTGGGACCGAGCCTCTAGTAATGTCGCTAATAGGAGGTTCAAGCTATTTCCTAGGCCCTCTGGTTGGAGCTATAATATTTGTTTCTCTCACCACTGTCGTAGCTAGATTAGCAGACTATTGGATGCTCCTACTCGGAGTAGCTCTTTTAGCGATGATATTATTCTTTAGAGGAGGGCTTCTGGGATTCCTCGAAAGCTTGACTGGAAGGTTTAGATTGGGGGTTTACAGGAGATGGAGATTTTAA
- a CDS encoding branched-chain amino acid ABC transporter permease gives MDLTPFLVQAFVGLYKGSLYWILALGLVLIFGVVRVINFAHAAFYVTGSYLMYTFYAYTGNFIASLLTTMILMGALGAIVEIAIIRRVYKLETVYQLLATFGVALIANEAQKLVWGKGVIYVSIPEILSRGVSVGGIIINYYMALIIVIGFLLFIAITIFMNHTLTGLRIRAVWRDPVMSEALGINTRLLYTLVFFIGTALAGLGGALTVPLISVGPGLADYLIVTAFIIVVIAGLGSITGAYIVAMVVGVFSSILILIVPELDIVILYIIATLILLFRPQGLFGER, from the coding sequence GTGGATTTAACACCTTTTTTGGTTCAGGCTTTTGTAGGTCTCTATAAAGGCTCCCTCTACTGGATACTGGCTCTAGGTCTGGTCCTGATCTTCGGTGTCGTTAGGGTTATAAATTTTGCTCATGCAGCTTTCTATGTTACAGGATCTTATCTGATGTATACGTTTTACGCTTACACAGGTAATTTCATAGCATCTCTTTTAACCACCATGATACTAATGGGAGCTTTAGGTGCCATCGTTGAGATCGCAATTATTAGGAGAGTGTATAAGCTTGAAACCGTGTACCAGCTTCTAGCTACATTCGGTGTAGCCCTCATAGCTAATGAGGCTCAGAAACTCGTATGGGGTAAGGGTGTGATCTATGTTTCTATACCTGAAATCCTTAGTAGGGGTGTGAGTGTTGGCGGGATCATCATAAACTATTATATGGCTCTGATAATAGTGATAGGGTTCCTACTATTTATAGCCATAACAATATTCATGAATCATACTCTAACAGGTTTAAGAATTAGAGCTGTATGGCGGGATCCTGTGATGAGCGAGGCTTTAGGAATCAACACAAGACTTCTCTATACTCTAGTATTCTTCATCGGGACAGCACTCGCAGGTCTTGGTGGAGCTCTTACAGTACCCCTCATAAGTGTTGGTCCAGGGCTCGCTGATTATCTAATAGTTACCGCTTTCATAATAGTGGTAATAGCCGGACTTGGTAGCATTACTGGCGCTTACATTGTGGCTATGGTGGTAGGGGTTTTCTCGAGCATATTAATCTTAATAGTACCGGAGCTAGACATAGTGATATTATACATTATAGCAACCCTCATATTATTATTCAGGCCTCAAGGTCTCTTCGGTGAGAGGTGA
- a CDS encoding ABC transporter substrate-binding protein, which translates to MSIDRRSFIKILGAGVAGLVVGSVLGWVTRPSEVQEITRTVTVTAPGAVERKLPKDTIKIGVIGIRSGLWSTYGEFIEQGARLAAEEINARGGILGSRVELVFRDEMADVVKQARELVSVENVDFIVGIDSSGNALKVGEIVDELGKIVVVTHAATHRLTEELVFKKGKKLIFRSSVPVYQDGILAAYIAKDLPVRRWAGINGDYEFGRVSWELFTKTLKTLRPDVEFVSEQWPKFGTEDFTPFISALLASDAEALHTSIWAVELVTLQRQLVAMGGYRKFKAVISTLGYSMDVAYSLGAGYPTAELGTWVSARYIWLYPPTEINREFVNRFKARWGRLPAYSAETTYSAVYMIKAALENSASLDPDVVLKALEGLVILTPAGVRWVRPEDHQAVYEVPYGRIVHKGVEVPLLEDLRAVPAMLYYRFPPFE; encoded by the coding sequence ATGAGTATAGATAGAAGGAGTTTCATTAAAATTCTTGGTGCAGGCGTTGCCGGCTTGGTTGTGGGATCAGTCCTCGGATGGGTTACCAGACCTTCTGAAGTACAGGAGATCACCAGAACAGTAACAGTTACAGCTCCCGGAGCTGTCGAGAGAAAATTACCAAAGGATACTATTAAGATTGGAGTTATAGGAATAAGGTCTGGTCTCTGGTCTACTTATGGAGAGTTTATAGAACAAGGTGCTAGGCTGGCTGCTGAGGAGATCAACGCTAGAGGTGGTATTCTAGGTAGCAGAGTCGAGCTCGTATTCAGAGACGAGATGGCTGATGTAGTGAAGCAAGCTAGAGAACTTGTCTCTGTTGAGAATGTTGATTTCATTGTGGGCATAGACTCTAGCGGTAATGCTTTAAAAGTTGGTGAAATAGTCGACGAGCTGGGTAAGATAGTAGTTGTCACACATGCTGCTACCCACAGGCTTACAGAAGAGCTGGTATTTAAGAAGGGTAAGAAGCTCATATTCAGGTCCAGCGTTCCAGTATATCAAGATGGGATCCTGGCAGCCTACATAGCCAAGGACTTGCCCGTGAGAAGATGGGCTGGGATTAACGGAGACTATGAGTTTGGGAGGGTTTCATGGGAGCTATTTACTAAGACTCTTAAGACTCTCAGACCTGACGTTGAGTTTGTAAGTGAGCAATGGCCAAAGTTCGGAACTGAAGACTTCACCCCATTCATCAGCGCTTTGCTAGCCTCAGATGCCGAAGCCTTACATACGAGCATATGGGCTGTTGAGCTTGTGACCCTCCAGAGACAGCTGGTTGCTATGGGAGGTTATAGAAAGTTTAAGGCTGTAATTTCAACCCTCGGGTATTCCATGGATGTAGCATATTCTTTAGGGGCAGGCTATCCTACTGCAGAGTTGGGTACATGGGTTAGCGCTAGGTATATATGGCTTTACCCGCCTACCGAGATTAATAGGGAATTCGTAAACAGGTTTAAAGCTAGATGGGGCAGACTTCCAGCATACTCAGCCGAGACTACTTACTCGGCGGTTTACATGATAAAGGCTGCGTTGGAGAATTCTGCATCTCTAGATCCAGATGTTGTATTGAAAGCTTTAGAAGGCTTGGTAATATTAACTCCAGCCGGGGTTAGATGGGTAAGGCCCGAGGATCATCAGGCAGTCTATGAGGTGCCTTATGGAAGGATAGTTCATAAAGGTGTTGAAGTACCCCTCTTAGAGGATTTGAGAGCCGTGCCAGCTATGCTTTACTATAGATTTCCACCCTTCGAGTAA
- a CDS encoding TIGR00266 family protein, translated as MIDYVIERGPAYSILKVKLSPGISITVEPGAYMLHKGDIDVQTSTMGAASAIARRLFGGESLFLNTFRARSSAEIWIAPEVPGDIVGVRLDNGELIIQDTSYLAHVGDIKIGIAWRGFKGVIAEGELVWLKASGSGLVFINAYGAIEELKLDRGEKITVDNGHFVALDGTIKWGVRKLGGWKTFFLGGEGVVVDVEGPGRVWVQTRTLPALAYILYKYMRNYMRR; from the coding sequence ATGATCGATTATGTCATTGAGAGAGGTCCTGCATACTCGATTTTAAAGGTTAAGCTCAGCCCTGGGATATCTATAACTGTAGAGCCTGGAGCTTACATGCTACATAAGGGTGATATTGATGTTCAGACGTCTACTATGGGAGCTGCGAGTGCTATAGCTAGGAGGTTATTTGGAGGCGAAAGTTTGTTCCTGAATACTTTCAGAGCTAGGAGTAGTGCTGAGATATGGATTGCTCCTGAGGTTCCTGGAGATATAGTTGGTGTCAGGCTTGATAATGGAGAGCTTATAATACAAGATACTAGCTACCTGGCACATGTTGGAGATATAAAGATCGGTATTGCTTGGAGAGGGTTTAAAGGTGTTATTGCTGAAGGCGAGCTAGTATGGCTTAAAGCCTCAGGTAGCGGACTGGTGTTTATTAATGCTTACGGAGCAATAGAAGAGCTTAAACTTGATAGAGGAGAGAAGATCACAGTAGATAATGGACACTTCGTAGCACTAGATGGCACTATAAAGTGGGGAGTAAGGAAGCTCGGAGGCTGGAAGACGTTCTTCCTTGGAGGTGAAGGAGTAGTAGTAGACGTTGAAGGTCCAGGCAGAGTATGGGTACAAACCAGAACACTACCAGCACTAGCATATATACTATACAAGTATATGAGAAATTATATGAGGAGATGA
- the cobS gene encoding adenosylcobinamide-GDP ribazoletransferase, protein MSILRGFLSLISLLTRIPIKNSYSDLEEAARVFFMVPFIGVLEGFIASSALILMVSAGLNPLLISIMLIALHVLVTGGIHLDGFADYSDVIGSLRRGEEALKIIKDPRRGTFSVLSLIIGLMINYSSLQIMVSSIEIVQTAIYIMLSYVAASEAMFIACYFGREEPYNGMARYFTFYSKIFRNAILNIIIYVFLSISLIFLQGLRTSLIMILILPLIAGFIIAMDAERRLGFINGDVLGFSYEFVRISSLLILSLTPRPL, encoded by the coding sequence ATGAGTATTCTAAGAGGTTTTCTATCTCTGATATCTCTGCTAACTAGAATTCCTATCAAGAATTCTTACTCAGATCTCGAAGAAGCAGCCAGGGTATTCTTCATGGTTCCATTTATAGGAGTTCTAGAAGGTTTCATAGCTTCATCTGCTTTGATCCTGATGGTATCAGCCGGTCTAAATCCTCTTCTAATCTCTATAATGCTGATCGCTTTACACGTCCTAGTAACCGGTGGGATTCATCTGGATGGGTTTGCAGACTACTCAGATGTCATAGGATCTCTGAGAAGAGGTGAGGAAGCTCTTAAAATAATTAAGGATCCTAGGAGAGGGACTTTCTCTGTATTATCTCTAATTATCGGTCTGATGATAAACTACTCAAGTCTTCAGATCATGGTCAGCTCTATAGAGATTGTTCAAACCGCTATATATATCATGCTATCATATGTTGCAGCCTCGGAAGCTATGTTCATAGCATGCTACTTCGGGAGAGAAGAACCTTACAATGGTATGGCAAGATACTTCACCTTCTATTCTAAGATCTTTAGAAATGCTATTCTGAATATCATCATATATGTATTTCTATCGATCTCGCTAATCTTTTTACAAGGCTTGAGAACATCTCTTATCATGATACTCATCCTACCTCTCATAGCAGGCTTCATAATAGCTATGGATGCTGAGAGAAGACTTGGATTTATTAATGGAGATGTTCTAGGCTTCTCCTATGAATTTGTGAGAATATCATCACTCCTAATACTATCTCTAACCCCCCGCCCGCTCTAG
- a CDS encoding histidinol-phosphate transaminase: MSADRCRHHGGRAPEGFIDFSTPLNPLGAPDPLKKLLSESISREIYSRYPDYEYRILRESIAEFYRLDYEGIIPLNGAAEAFYIAVLSLRPEYLIVFEPTFGDYRCLARALNIPMISVPYIESGDRYVISYEALENLKKIRNTRSLVLISDPNNPTGAILDNKVLEEVLENLRDSVILLDEAFQDLCSECEEGRGFKLAERYENLVIVRSLTKIFSVPGLRIGFLYTSNRSLAELFDDIRSPWNVNSIAENVFARFLREYSRDIRSFVELSRDTIVREVEYVSESLRRLGVKIYRSSTPYILVKHGRTTKEISDLLMRRRIVIRDASVYPYLTPYHARISVRLRDENNILISAYEEVLRE, translated from the coding sequence ATGTCTGCAGATAGATGTAGACATCACGGTGGGAGAGCTCCTGAGGGTTTCATAGATTTCTCAACACCTTTAAATCCTCTGGGAGCTCCGGATCCTCTGAAGAAGCTTTTATCAGAATCTATTAGTAGAGAGATCTACAGCAGATATCCTGATTATGAGTATAGAATTCTTAGAGAATCTATTGCAGAATTCTATAGATTAGATTACGAGGGTATAATACCTCTTAACGGAGCTGCTGAAGCTTTCTACATAGCAGTTCTATCTCTAAGACCTGAATATCTAATTGTTTTCGAGCCTACCTTCGGAGATTACAGATGTCTCGCTAGAGCTCTTAATATTCCCATGATATCAGTGCCATACATAGAATCAGGGGATAGATATGTGATCTCATATGAAGCTCTTGAGAATTTGAAGAAGATTAGAAATACGAGATCTCTTGTTCTAATCTCTGATCCTAATAACCCTACAGGAGCTATTCTAGATAATAAGGTTCTTGAGGAGGTTCTAGAGAATCTCAGAGATTCTGTGATACTACTCGATGAAGCATTCCAGGATCTATGTAGCGAGTGTGAGGAGGGTAGAGGATTTAAGCTAGCTGAGAGATATGAGAATCTTGTTATCGTGAGAAGTCTTACAAAGATATTCTCAGTTCCAGGTTTGAGAATAGGCTTTCTCTACACATCGAATAGATCTCTTGCAGAGCTTTTTGATGATATCAGATCTCCTTGGAATGTTAATTCTATTGCTGAGAATGTTTTCGCAAGGTTTTTAAGAGAGTATTCTAGAGATATTAGATCCTTTGTAGAACTGTCTAGAGATACTATCGTGAGAGAGGTAGAGTATGTGAGTGAGAGTTTAAGAAGATTAGGAGTTAAGATCTATAGATCTTCTACACCATATATATTGGTGAAGCATGGTAGAACTACTAAAGAGATCTCTGATCTTCTTATGAGAAGAAGAATAGTGATAAGAGATGCCTCAGTCTACCCATATCTAACACCTTATCATGCCAGGATCTCTGTGAGACTTAGAGATGAGAATAATATTCTCATATCAGCCTATGAAGAGGTGCTTCGAGAATGA
- a CDS encoding NTP transferase domain-containing protein, which translates to MSDKVIPCAVMAGGVGSRFGDPLKFMREVCGRPVILRLLNQLEILCSHVIILLSERSREALKKTCSEDYVSCIELLGRDYVEDLILALRSLPKPLLIVSADVVVRSIDVLRRFLDSVFERGNEAEIFTAVRVEKNLLEPVGLSIFYDERGLWINIPLNHDEIIDIDTLEDLRRAENVCR; encoded by the coding sequence ATGAGTGATAAGGTGATCCCGTGCGCGGTTATGGCAGGTGGTGTGGGAAGTAGATTTGGAGATCCTCTTAAATTTATGAGAGAGGTCTGTGGAAGACCTGTGATTCTAAGACTTTTAAACCAGCTTGAGATCTTATGCAGTCATGTTATAATTCTTCTCTCCGAACGTTCTAGAGAAGCTCTTAAGAAGACCTGTTCGGAGGATTATGTGAGCTGTATAGAGCTTCTAGGCAGAGATTATGTTGAGGATCTAATTCTGGCTCTGAGATCTCTTCCCAAACCTCTTCTCATAGTATCAGCAGATGTTGTTGTGAGAAGTATTGATGTTCTCAGAAGATTTCTCGACAGTGTTTTCGAGAGAGGTAATGAAGCTGAGATCTTCACAGCTGTTAGAGTTGAAAAGAATCTTCTAGAACCTGTAGGGCTCTCGATATTCTATGATGAGAGAGGCTTGTGGATTAATATACCTCTGAATCATGATGAGATCATTGATATAGATACTCTAGAGGATCTAAGGAGGGCTGAGAATGTCTGCAGATAG
- a CDS encoding adenosylcobinamide amidohydrolase: protein MRDKVEILGRDTIVIRLRKPMRVFSTLPLPSIDKLSYGETVEHVIFREIDERSVCCDLREYYIRVLRDLGVERALILLTSASLEKSFKTSRVEEAKTDLYMSIGLKPSTCLNSKTYEPLRIGTINIVAVVDLPLTDNASIDLLKTIAEAKTLASSDIILRCSSRSPGTVTDSISILKPADDPGGILFAGMSTTIGNAIAREVYRLILEHAMRRSYDEILRDLIGLDLEDLKEIFKKIYSLNPVEGLDISKACDKAVRSLIRVLRDPNVWAFIIAARELDLHGISGAIPGLSEEDFKRDSKKIVADEILGIALAQYLAGTNGMFTMYWIERLKESGVLEHGELEMFEDDIVSALLAYMLLEVLREVEERS, encoded by the coding sequence TTGAGAGATAAGGTGGAGATCTTAGGTAGAGATACTATTGTAATAAGACTTAGAAAGCCTATGAGAGTATTCTCAACACTACCTCTACCATCTATTGATAAGCTTAGCTATGGAGAGACTGTGGAGCATGTTATCTTTAGAGAGATTGATGAAAGATCTGTATGCTGCGACCTTCGAGAGTATTATATCAGAGTTCTAAGAGATCTAGGGGTTGAGAGAGCTCTCATACTTCTCACATCAGCTTCTCTTGAGAAGAGTTTTAAAACTTCTAGGGTTGAGGAGGCTAAAACAGATCTTTATATGAGTATTGGTTTGAAACCTTCTACATGTTTGAATTCTAAGACTTACGAGCCTCTTAGGATTGGAACTATTAATATAGTGGCTGTTGTAGATCTGCCTCTTACAGATAATGCTTCTATAGATCTTCTTAAAACCATTGCTGAGGCTAAGACACTAGCTTCATCAGATATAATTCTGAGATGCAGCTCAAGATCTCCTGGAACTGTCACGGATTCTATATCAATCTTAAAGCCGGCAGATGATCCTGGGGGAATACTCTTTGCAGGAATGTCGACGACTATTGGAAATGCTATTGCTAGAGAGGTTTACAGGCTAATACTAGAGCATGCTATGAGGAGAAGCTATGATGAGATTCTCAGAGATCTAATAGGATTAGATCTAGAAGATTTAAAAGAGATCTTCAAGAAGATATATTCTCTAAACCCCGTAGAAGGTCTGGATATATCGAAAGCCTGCGACAAAGCTGTAAGAAGCCTGATCAGGGTTTTGAGAGATCCTAATGTATGGGCTTTTATAATTGCAGCAAGAGAACTAGATCTTCATGGCATCTCGGGAGCTATACCAGGTCTCTCGGAAGAGGATTTCAAGAGAGATAGTAAGAAGATTGTAGCTGATGAGATCCTGGGGATAGCCTTAGCACAATATCTGGCAGGTACTAACGGTATGTTCACGATGTACTGGATCGAGAGACTTAAAGAATCAGGAGTCTTAGAACATGGAGAACTAGAGATGTTTGAAGATGACATAGTCTCAGCACTACTAGCATACATGCTTCTAGAAGTTTTGAGAGAGGTTGAAGAGAGATCATGA
- a CDS encoding TIGR00303 family protein, translating into MSSRSRVRVAWNEDSWRDFHSDVKSYMAVYFIASTRVSTIPGISLAGASPEQTLYTPALDVEYLMLGAPKTMPVIPTTPEGIPTPALLTRVALSISGIPYIVVDSGSFVEPMIPHIDLRGRSVGGRIDIENALPLEKVLELFEESRVLGRSLGSREALIILGESMPGGTTTAMAIIESLGFRGVGRVSSASPSNPHDLKKEIFEKAVRRSSEKIPVSDVFKAVSIFGDPLHISMAGFTLGALERDSRILLSGGTQMAAVLAILRRLEADLRGRVAVGTTRWIIKDESSDIIGLVRDIYPEVPIAYASIDFSDSPYPGLRAYERGFVKEGVGAGGSLIACMLLKKIRYETLLKALYSEYERIVRLER; encoded by the coding sequence TTGAGTAGCAGGTCTCGCGTTAGAGTTGCGTGGAATGAGGATTCTTGGAGAGATTTTCACAGTGATGTGAAGAGTTATATGGCTGTCTATTTCATCGCTTCTACCAGAGTCTCCACAATACCTGGTATCAGTCTTGCTGGAGCCAGCCCTGAGCAGACTCTCTACACACCCGCTCTAGATGTTGAGTATCTCATGCTCGGAGCTCCTAAGACCATGCCTGTGATACCTACCACTCCGGAGGGTATTCCAACTCCTGCACTTCTAACTAGAGTAGCTCTATCGATCTCTGGAATCCCCTATATAGTTGTTGATAGCGGTAGCTTTGTAGAGCCTATGATACCTCACATAGATCTTAGAGGTAGAAGTGTGGGTGGTAGGATAGATATTGAGAATGCTCTACCTCTTGAAAAAGTTTTAGAACTTTTCGAGGAATCAAGAGTTCTAGGAAGATCTCTTGGATCCAGGGAAGCTCTCATAATCCTAGGAGAGTCAATGCCCGGAGGAACTACAACAGCTATGGCTATCATAGAGTCTCTAGGTTTTAGAGGTGTTGGTAGAGTGAGTAGTGCTTCACCTTCGAATCCTCATGATCTTAAGAAAGAGATCTTTGAGAAAGCTGTGAGAAGATCTTCTGAGAAAATACCTGTTTCAGATGTTTTCAAAGCCGTATCCATCTTCGGAGATCCTCTTCACATATCTATGGCAGGCTTCACACTAGGAGCTCTAGAGAGAGATTCTAGAATACTTCTCTCAGGAGGTACTCAGATGGCGGCGGTACTAGCTATTCTAAGAAGACTAGAAGCTGATCTCAGAGGTAGAGTAGCTGTGGGAACTACCAGATGGATTATTAAAGATGAAAGCTCTGATATCATCGGTCTTGTAAGAGATATATATCCAGAAGTTCCTATAGCCTACGCCTCCATAGATTTCTCAGACTCTCCATACCCTGGATTGAGAGCTTATGAGAGAGGTTTTGTGAAAGAAGGAGTTGGAGCTGGAGGAAGTCTGATCGCGTGTATGCTTCTGAAGAAGATAAGATATGAAACTCTGTTAAAAGCCTTGTACAGTGAGTATGAGAGGATTGTGAGACTTGAGAGATAA
- a CDS encoding protein O-GlcNAcase: MFVGIVEGFYGSQWDFLDRISMISFMGRIGLNLYMYAPKDDPYHRIMWRSPYPMHILDQFGRLVDLCQRHGVSFGFAISPGLDIEYSSQEDLRILIRKLDLIMNLGVRIIGLFLDDIPPELRGRGFKTLAEAQANLTNKIYRELSPEKLIFVPTFYWGYEEKYLRELGELLERDIDLVWTGRYVASPEISLEDVEKFREITGRYPAIWDNYPVNDFFTVRGVVRLHMGFFKGRNPEILRRVSVFMANPMNQAEASKIPIYTLSRLAKGYTPQDKDLYKAAEYIVNEEVLEPFKLFIKLNLSSILDLDADLEPGPEHARAILDAVDSLRKKLNNKKLLEEIRPVLELLDLIARRLGENSIIERISGRIQSAGLYYPPISDESMKRVFGVIARRKPKWVKKIDLEGF, from the coding sequence ATGTTCGTAGGAATTGTTGAAGGTTTCTATGGTTCTCAGTGGGATTTCCTCGATAGGATTTCTATGATCTCTTTCATGGGTAGAATAGGCTTGAATCTTTATATGTACGCTCCTAAAGATGATCCTTATCATAGAATTATGTGGAGAAGTCCCTACCCTATGCATATTCTCGATCAGTTTGGAAGACTTGTTGATCTCTGTCAGAGACATGGAGTGAGCTTCGGCTTCGCCATATCTCCGGGACTTGATATAGAGTACTCTTCTCAAGAAGATCTGAGGATCTTGATTAGAAAACTAGATCTCATAATGAATCTAGGTGTGAGAATCATAGGTCTGTTCCTAGACGACATACCACCAGAACTTAGAGGAAGAGGTTTCAAAACTCTTGCAGAAGCTCAAGCAAATCTTACTAACAAGATCTATAGAGAGCTCTCTCCAGAGAAACTGATCTTCGTACCAACCTTCTACTGGGGTTATGAAGAGAAGTATCTGAGAGAGTTGGGAGAGCTTCTCGAGAGAGATATAGATCTTGTGTGGACTGGAAGATATGTTGCATCTCCAGAGATATCTTTAGAGGATGTGGAGAAGTTTAGAGAGATTACTGGAAGATACCCTGCTATATGGGATAACTATCCTGTTAATGATTTCTTCACGGTAAGAGGTGTTGTGAGACTTCACATGGGATTTTTCAAGGGGAGAAATCCAGAGATCCTGAGAAGAGTTTCCGTATTCATGGCTAACCCGATGAACCAGGCTGAAGCTTCTAAAATACCTATCTATACTCTGAGCAGACTTGCTAAGGGATACACTCCTCAAGATAAGGATCTCTATAAGGCGGCTGAGTACATTGTTAATGAAGAGGTTCTCGAACCATTCAAACTCTTTATAAAGCTTAATCTTTCAAGCATACTAGATCTAGATGCAGATCTTGAGCCAGGTCCGGAGCATGCGAGAGCTATATTAGATGCTGTAGATTCTCTTAGAAAGAAACTTAATAATAAGAAGTTATTAGAGGAGATAAGACCTGTTCTAGAGCTTCTAGATCTTATTGCCAGAAGACTTGGTGAGAATTCTATTATAGAGAGAATTAGTGGAAGGATTCAGTCTGCTGGATTATACTACCCTCCTATATCTGATGAATCTATGAAGAGAGTTTTTGGAGTTATCGCTAGGAGAAAGCCTAAATGGGTTAAGAAGATAGATCTAGAGGGTTTCTAG